From the Vibrio vulnificus CMCP6 genome, the window CGCAATGGATAACCGCTCTGAAATGCAGATCAAATATCAGCTTTCTCAGCTCAAACCGAGTGAAACGCTGATTTTGATCACCCATAAAACCTCGATGCTGGACGTAGTCGACCGCGTGATTGTGATGGAAAAAGGCAGCGTGATTGCTGATGGTCCAAAAGCGCAAGTGCTGAGTGATCTCAAACAAGGCAAAGTTCGCGCAGTCAGCTAACCATCACTCCCTCTCACTACCAACGCCCTGACCAGAACCTGTTCAGGGCGTTTTTTTATCTGCAAAAATTCGCTCCCGCCTCTTGACCTCAAGTTAACTTGAGGAATTAACCTTGCGCCACTTGAACATAGCAAGCCATGAATATCCGCGACTAAGGAGCATATTTTGAAGAAAATCGCCGTTGTTTATTTCAGCAAAACCGACATCACCCACCAACTCGCTCAAGCCATCATCGCAGGCATTCACGCGCAAGATGTGCAGGTCGTCGAACACCGCATTGAGGGGGCCGCTATTATTGAAGGTCGTTTTGAACACCCAGAACTGTTTGAAGCGCTCTTTAGCTGCGACGCGATTATCTTTGGCTCGCCAACCTACATGGGTGGTGTTTCCGCCCAATTTAAAGCCTTTGCTGATGCCAGTAGCGAATTCTGGGCCGATCAACGCTGGGCCAATAAACTGGCAGCAGGGTTTACCAGCGGTGGGGGTTACAACGGTGACCAATCCAGCACCCTTCAATACCTAACCACCTTCGCCGCTCAACACGGTATGTTGTGGGTCAACTTAGACGTGGCAGGCGGCTTTAGTCCGCAAGGGTTAAACCGACTTGGGCAACAAAGTGGCATCGTGGCACAAGGTATGGAAGGCCAAGCGCACCCGAGCGATTTGGCCACCGCTCAATACCTTGGCGAACGCGTTGCACAGTGGGTAACGCGTTTGTGATGTGAACGGCCCCTCCTAGTGAGAGGGGCGTTTTTGACTACGCAGACGCCTGCTCTGGTTGAACGGCTTTGCGCTTACGCAACAGCCATGCACCAACGCCGACGGCCACTAGCATCAGCACCAAGAACGGCAACAGTTGCATCAGTTGGCCGCCACGTGCAAACGTCATCGCCAACATCAATAGCCAGCCAATAAACATCGGGATAAAGGTTCTGCGCACGATATCAAAAGGCGAGAGCCCAGAAATACCAGCAACCGCGATGATCACCCCGGCGATGGGAGAGATTGTACGCCCCATTCCCGCAGAAAGCTGGATAGGCAAAATCATGTCTGCCGCGTTGGCACCAATTTTCTGCGCGATTTGCGGCACCATAGGAGCAAAGGAGAAAAAGGCTGCATTCCCCGAGCCCATTA encodes:
- a CDS encoding flavodoxin family protein — translated: MKKIAVVYFSKTDITHQLAQAIIAGIHAQDVQVVEHRIEGAAIIEGRFEHPELFEALFSCDAIIFGSPTYMGGVSAQFKAFADASSEFWADQRWANKLAAGFTSGGGYNGDQSSTLQYLTTFAAQHGMLWVNLDVAGGFSPQGLNRLGQQSGIVAQGMEGQAHPSDLATAQYLGERVAQWVTRL